A single genomic interval of Blastocatellia bacterium harbors:
- a CDS encoding SDR family oxidoreductase — MIESAQQQRVIVTGASSGIGRATAQRFLNNHARVALIGRRADALREAATEAAMQSGAALMITADLADEAESAAAFAQAVASLGGLDVLVNAAGILKSGRIETTPLRLWDEMLNINLRSIFQLMQLAVPHLEATRGNIVNVSSVTGLRSFPGVLAYCVSKAGVDQLTRCAALELAAKGIRVNAVNPGVVVTGLHRSGGMEDDAYAVFLEHSKTTHPLGRVGDAEEVAELIAFLASDKAAWITGETISIDGGRALTCAR, encoded by the coding sequence ATGATAGAAAGCGCGCAACAGCAACGCGTGATCGTCACCGGCGCGTCGAGCGGCATCGGACGCGCGACGGCACAGCGATTCTTGAACAACCATGCCCGTGTCGCGCTCATCGGGCGACGAGCCGACGCCTTGCGCGAAGCGGCAACCGAAGCGGCGATGCAGTCCGGCGCGGCCTTGATGATTACCGCCGACCTTGCCGACGAAGCCGAGAGCGCGGCGGCCTTCGCGCAGGCGGTCGCCAGCCTGGGCGGGCTCGACGTGCTGGTCAATGCCGCCGGCATTCTGAAATCCGGGCGCATCGAAACGACACCGCTCCGGCTCTGGGACGAGATGCTGAACATCAACCTGCGCTCGATCTTTCAACTGATGCAACTGGCGGTGCCGCATCTGGAAGCGACGCGCGGCAATATCGTCAACGTGTCGAGCGTCACCGGGCTGCGGTCGTTTCCGGGCGTGCTCGCCTACTGCGTCAGCAAAGCCGGCGTCGATCAGCTGACGCGCTGCGCGGCGCTTGAGCTGGCCGCGAAAGGCATTCGCGTCAACGCCGTCAACCCCGGCGTCGTCGTCACGGGGCTGCACCGCTCAGGCGGCATGGAAGATGACGCGTACGCCGTTTTCCTAGAACACAGCAAGACGACACACCCGCTGGGCCGTGTCGGCGATGCCGAGGAGGTTGCCGAGCTGATCGCTTTCCTGGCTTCGGACAAAGCCGCATGGATCACCGGCGAAACCATCAGCATCGACGGCGGTCGCGCTCTGACTTGCGCGAGATGA
- a CDS encoding PilZ domain-containing protein: protein MGQERRRAWRSGLVLDVWYEGEGVLGETRISDLSVSGAYIETRTPLSAGTIFKLIFALPDSQVIETEATVMHSHRGSGMGVQFNALSPEQTNHIRQFIRA from the coding sequence ATGGGACAGGAGCGCAGAAGAGCATGGCGTAGCGGCTTGGTGCTAGACGTCTGGTACGAGGGCGAAGGCGTGCTCGGCGAAACGCGCATTTCCGATCTCAGCGTCAGCGGCGCTTACATCGAGACGCGGACGCCGCTGTCGGCCGGCACGATCTTCAAGCTGATCTTTGCGCTGCCCGACAGCCAGGTGATCGAAACCGAAGCGACCGTCATGCACAGCCATCGGGGCAGCGGCATGGGCGTCCAGTTCAACGCCCTCTCGCCGGAGCAGACCAACCACATCCGCCAGTTCATCCGCGCCTGA
- a CDS encoding putative porin has product MKIKLTVHSLALLLALLAALSVRAASAAPASDDKSAVPASDTTSAAKNDASSTAKTPSVEDRVRALEQLIEQQQREIQQLRALVEKHDVESPTARPASMTAAPAAALATQAPAAGKNETADQTQKHVDELYKRFGALRMSGDLRFRYEAFRNQGFDALLTPPDRNRLRVRARLALDGTINKNFDWGLKLATGIFTDPISSNQTLTDFYERKPFALERAFIRYDSRGDQVGVQLVAGKFEPTFRRTQMVWDDDVNVEGASEALYFKSHSPLRQVKLVAFELPFNEVAAGKDGVLYGGQVQTDWQFSSKVSANANVAYYDWNHADQVVTGLGALATQVNGGITNGAGFTGNQNGALGTTNRLVRNAAGQPVGFLAGFNLVDVLGNLTWQATGRFPVSFVFDYVHNATGRVSDEKDGFWLGGQVGQLKEKGDWLFSYAFTRIEQDAVLVPFNFSDILASNSRVHMPTAAYQIAGGVTLQWTGLFSQRANKVVVTSPFDRYLNRMQFDVVYKF; this is encoded by the coding sequence ATGAAGATCAAGTTGACCGTCCATAGCCTTGCGCTTCTGCTCGCCCTGCTCGCCGCGCTGAGTGTGCGCGCCGCCAGCGCCGCGCCGGCCAGCGACGACAAGAGCGCCGTCCCCGCGAGTGACACGACCAGCGCCGCTAAAAATGACGCCTCTAGCACCGCTAAAACGCCTTCGGTCGAAGACCGTGTGCGCGCCCTCGAACAGCTCATCGAGCAGCAGCAGCGCGAAATCCAGCAGCTGCGCGCCCTCGTCGAAAAACATGACGTCGAGAGCCCGACCGCGCGGCCCGCATCAATGACCGCCGCGCCGGCAGCCGCTCTGGCAACGCAAGCGCCGGCAGCCGGTAAAAACGAAACCGCCGACCAGACGCAGAAGCACGTGGATGAGCTTTACAAGCGGTTCGGCGCGCTGCGCATGAGCGGCGACCTCCGTTTTCGTTATGAAGCGTTCCGCAACCAGGGCTTCGACGCGCTGCTGACGCCGCCAGATCGCAACCGCCTGCGGGTGCGCGCCCGACTGGCGCTCGACGGCACAATCAATAAGAATTTCGATTGGGGCCTGAAGCTCGCCACAGGCATCTTCACCGACCCGATCAGCAGCAACCAGACGCTCACGGATTTCTACGAGCGCAAGCCCTTCGCGCTGGAACGCGCCTTCATTCGCTATGACTCAAGAGGCGATCAGGTCGGCGTGCAGCTTGTCGCCGGCAAGTTCGAGCCGACTTTCCGCCGCACGCAGATGGTCTGGGACGACGATGTCAACGTCGAAGGCGCGTCCGAAGCGCTCTACTTCAAGAGCCACTCGCCGCTCAGACAGGTGAAGCTGGTCGCCTTCGAGTTGCCGTTCAATGAAGTGGCTGCCGGCAAAGACGGCGTGCTGTATGGCGGACAGGTGCAGACTGACTGGCAGTTTTCATCCAAAGTGTCGGCCAACGCGAATGTCGCTTATTACGACTGGAACCATGCGGATCAGGTGGTCACGGGGCTCGGCGCGCTGGCCACGCAGGTGAATGGCGGCATCACCAATGGCGCTGGCTTCACCGGCAATCAAAACGGCGCGCTCGGCACGACCAACCGCCTCGTTCGCAACGCCGCGGGGCAGCCCGTCGGCTTTCTCGCCGGCTTCAACCTCGTAGACGTTCTCGGCAACCTCACATGGCAGGCGACCGGGCGATTCCCCGTCAGCTTCGTCTTCGACTACGTTCACAACGCCACGGGCCGCGTGAGCGACGAGAAGGACGGCTTCTGGCTCGGCGGCCAGGTCGGTCAGTTGAAAGAGAAAGGCGACTGGTTGTTCAGTTACGCCTTCACGCGCATTGAGCAGGACGCCGTGCTGGTGCCGTTCAACTTCAGCGACATCCTCGCCTCGAACAGCCGCGTCCACATGCCGACGGCCGCCTATCAGATCGCGGGCGGCGTGACGCTGCAATGGACGGGGCTCTTCTCACAGCGCGCCAACAAGGTTGTTGTGACTTCACCATTTGATCGCTACCTCAACCGCATGCAGTTCGACGTGGTCTACAAGTTCTGA